Below is a genomic region from Hyalangium minutum.
ACGCTGGGACTGCGGCGGTCATGTCTGGGCCTCCCGAGGCTCGGGGCCATCCTCGAACCACGTCACCACCTGTGCAAGGGGCTTGCGCGGCTGCTTGGCGGGCAGCTCGTCTGGATACCCCACCGCGATGGCTCCGACCATCTTCCAGGGCTCCCGGATGTCCAGCAGCCGCTGGATCTCATCGCGGCCAATCATCGGTCCGGACATCCAGCAGGCGCCGAGCCCCTCGGCCTGGGCCTGGAGCAGCAGGGCCATGCACGCGGCACTGGTGGAGCAGAGCTCGGCCTGCATGGACGCGGCGGTGTGGAACTTCGTGGGGTCCCCTCCCCCGGAGGCCACGAGGTTGGCGATCAGGTCCGGATAGATGCGGTACTGAGGGACGATAATGGCCGCGGCCG
It encodes:
- a CDS encoding nitroreductase family protein encodes the protein MNGESFLDLLSHRRSVRAFTARPVPREALERLMQAAVTAPSPTNRQPWRFAVVTQAALRQRLTEAVRTRAEEMKAIIRQGHHAEDFGKYGDFFHEPLATAAAIIVPQYRIYPDLIANLVASGGGDPTKFHTAASMQAELCSTSAACMALLLQAQAEGLGACWMSGPMIGRDEIQRLLDIREPWKMVGAIAVGYPDELPAKQPRKPLAQVVTWFEDGPEPREAQT